The region ATCAAGCTCGGCGGCGTGCTGGGCAAGAAGTTCGGCAAGGTATACCACCTCGATCTGTACGGCGTTCACGACGCAACCGCCGCGCTGTGCGCGATGAAGCCGGGCTTTGAGAAGTTCATGCGAACAGCTCATGAGCGCGGCATGGTCTTCGCAGTGTTCGTCGACGAGCGGAACGTCAGCGAGCAGGAGCTTGAACTGGTGGGGCGCACCGAGGGCGACATCCGAATTCAGCCGATCGTGCAGGGGAGCAAGCAGGCGGGGATGTTCCAAACCCTGCTGGGCGTGGTGCTGATCGTGGCGGGCCTCTTCACCGGTGGCACCACCTCGACGCTAGGAATGGGCTTGCTTGCCGCCGGCGCCGCTGTAGGCCTGGGCGGCGTGGTGCAAATGCTGTCACCAACCACCAAGGCCAAC is a window of Pseudomonas antarctica DNA encoding:
- a CDS encoding tail assembly protein, with the translated sequence MTMRTIKLGGVLGKKFGKVYHLDLYGVHDATAALCAMKPGFEKFMRTAHERGMVFAVFVDERNVSEQELELVGRTEGDIRIQPIVQGSKQAGMFQTLLGVVLIVAGLFTGGTTSTLGMGLLAAGAAVGLGGVVQMLSPTTKANAEGKNDDGNNPSYGFGGAITTIAQGNPYPLLYGEREIGGAVESGGIYTQDNS